One genomic region from Aggregicoccus sp. 17bor-14 encodes:
- a CDS encoding PLP-dependent transferase: MTPDFAARLTQALPRILRALPDDWDHRATTYDLFRFDSDTAFGARFEAALGDIAGLDEPRQLRERLAAVGLPFDYARLGQPLSTVLEMYVQSRTNAARVFSFASVTKPWLSVIESPKRTLPVRIYARGALRFSPKGVEVHERWGGELPARSPDVLTVLVTEEPFTGDVQASAADAICYPVPNGGMLLIRDASRIDPYGIQLIRKRTLSALLAADARAELERIAGLAPTALPEATPAECDAALQRLFPQIRESLYYCTGLAAEAAVFTAVGDVLGPVTLFYAQNGYGGTGQLIADLLSRAGVLQPRPLEVIGRDAAGRPVTLVERVLASLAAHEGAACLFLETPTNPELQVHDFPALMAGLRAYQARTGKQVPVIVDTTLAPLYPIFAKDFAQDWPFILVKSGSKYFTKGKTTLGVVACADHPVARQIVARARELGQGADSFARPAQLAELRAGLEDLRPRMATISANTIRLANGLRSALRARGHEVTLYAISEAQVAEGLASGMLSFYLPPAPTTHADLVDEFVAYLLEHAPKLVKSRVSYGQSVGDGRPDYFYVINPEESTQGALSAEVKNAQKHDNVQICRISVPEHADVDGLLAAMDGFFALKY, encoded by the coding sequence ATGACTCCTGACTTCGCGGCGCGGCTCACCCAGGCCCTCCCTCGCATCCTCCGTGCGTTGCCCGATGACTGGGACCACCGCGCGACGACGTACGACCTGTTCCGCTTCGATTCCGACACGGCCTTCGGGGCGCGCTTCGAGGCGGCGCTCGGCGACATCGCCGGGCTCGACGAGCCGCGCCAGCTTCGCGAGCGGCTCGCCGCGGTCGGCCTTCCGTTCGACTACGCTCGCCTCGGTCAGCCGCTGTCGACCGTGCTCGAGATGTACGTGCAGTCGCGCACGAACGCCGCGCGCGTGTTCTCGTTCGCGTCGGTGACCAAGCCGTGGCTGTCGGTGATCGAGTCGCCGAAGCGCACGCTGCCGGTCCGCATCTATGCGCGAGGCGCGCTGCGCTTCTCGCCGAAGGGCGTCGAGGTCCACGAGCGGTGGGGTGGGGAGCTGCCGGCGCGCAGCCCCGACGTGCTCACGGTGCTCGTCACCGAGGAGCCGTTCACCGGTGACGTGCAGGCCAGCGCGGCCGATGCGATCTGCTACCCGGTACCGAACGGCGGCATGCTCCTCATCCGCGACGCGTCGCGCATCGATCCCTACGGCATCCAGCTGATCCGCAAGCGCACGCTCTCCGCGCTGCTTGCCGCCGATGCACGCGCGGAGCTGGAGCGGATCGCCGGGCTCGCGCCGACCGCCTTGCCCGAGGCGACGCCCGCCGAGTGCGACGCCGCGCTGCAGCGGCTGTTCCCGCAGATTCGAGAGAGCCTGTACTACTGCACCGGCCTCGCTGCGGAAGCAGCGGTGTTCACCGCCGTCGGCGACGTGCTCGGTCCGGTCACGCTCTTCTACGCACAGAACGGCTACGGCGGGACGGGCCAGCTGATCGCGGACCTCCTCTCGCGCGCCGGGGTGCTCCAGCCGCGCCCCCTCGAGGTCATCGGTCGCGACGCCGCCGGGCGTCCCGTCACGCTCGTCGAGCGGGTGCTCGCGTCGCTGGCTGCTCACGAGGGTGCGGCCTGCCTCTTTCTTGAGACGCCGACGAACCCCGAGCTCCAGGTGCACGACTTCCCGGCCTTGATGGCGGGGCTGCGCGCGTACCAGGCGCGCACGGGCAAGCAGGTGCCGGTGATCGTCGACACCACGCTCGCTCCGCTCTATCCGATCTTCGCGAAGGACTTCGCCCAGGACTGGCCGTTCATCCTCGTGAAGAGCGGCTCGAAGTACTTCACCAAGGGCAAGACCACGCTCGGGGTGGTCGCGTGCGCGGACCATCCGGTCGCGCGCCAGATCGTCGCGCGGGCCCGCGAGCTGGGGCAGGGCGCCGACTCGTTCGCGCGCCCGGCGCAGCTCGCCGAGCTCCGCGCGGGGCTCGAGGACCTGCGGCCGCGCATGGCCACGATCAGCGCGAACACCATCCGGCTGGCCAACGGACTGCGCAGTGCGCTCCGGGCGCGGGGGCACGAGGTCACGCTGTACGCGATCTCGGAGGCGCAGGTGGCCGAGGGGCTCGCGAGCGGCATGCTGTCGTTCTACCTGCCGCCGGCGCCGACCACGCACGCCGACCTCGTCGACGAGTTCGTCGCGTATCTGCTCGAGCACGCGCCGAAGCTGGTGAAGAGCCGCGTGAGCTACGGGCAGTCCGTCGGCGACGGCAGGCCCGACTACTTCTACGTGATCAACCCGGAGGAGTCGACGCAGGGCGCCCTCTCCGCCGAGGTCAAGAACGCGCAGAAGCACGACAACGTCCAGATCTGCCGCATCTCGGTGCCCGAGCACGCGGACGTCGACGGGCTCCTCGCCGCGATGGACGGCTTCTTCGCGCTCAAGTACTGA
- a CDS encoding AAA family ATPase — translation MLLEREPLLSALRAGLEQALASRGGMVLVVGEAGIGKTSLLRTFAEQARGAARLYTAACEDLSTPEALVLLQDLGLSAWRGAADRARLALFADALDELCAAPTVVLIEDLHWADEASMDFLRFMGRRLAGRPLLVVITSRDDDAASRSQLRRVANDIPAELRTRLDLPRLSPAAVAQLSVRRGVYGVEVHALTGGNPLLVNELLASKGRQPASIADMVLGRADALPEPARDALNQCSVFPGRVGVATLAPAGVRAEAMAPCLASGLLVSDGDGYAFRHELTRRAVEDALDPLQRHALHARALELLERSGASAARRLHHAIAAQDRRAIRALAPEAARAASAAGAHREAAQSWRAMEPYVDGLPAVEAAAYWSALSSELHVTGRLAEAIETMNRAHDLFTAAGDEERAGDALRWLSRFHYLNGDRQAADDHAARAVAALEPLGESATLAMACSNVAQLAMLADEPARAVEWGERAIAMAERLGRKEIVVHAMNNVGAALCHVDPERRRTTLDAALRIARGLPNCDFEVARILITRASCAAFILSLEEALANANEGISYCQDRDLDVLRDYLCGTKALVLLAKGEWDEAGETALRVLDNRATGPIAHHPAALALATLRIRRGEDADEPLAELTQHMLTGREAPRYLAYAEVMAERAWIRQEGRDAALALIDEAVTRFPDQTSAWLTGSLWFWTRKLGADASRFERARLPPPHRLLADGDWEGAAARWAQLGMPYPRALALLEGDEAAARAGLALLDVLGAAASASRARVELGARGLRGLPRGPRPSTRANRFGLTRREMDVLALLHEGLSNKELGRRLFVSPKTIDHHVSAILSKLEAGSRTQAATIARREGLLDRSSD, via the coding sequence ATGCTCCTGGAACGTGAACCGCTTCTGAGCGCCTTGAGGGCCGGCCTCGAGCAGGCGCTGGCCTCTCGAGGCGGGATGGTCCTCGTGGTAGGCGAGGCGGGGATCGGGAAGACCAGCCTGCTCCGCACGTTCGCCGAGCAGGCGAGGGGGGCGGCGCGCCTCTACACCGCGGCGTGCGAAGACCTGAGCACGCCCGAGGCGCTGGTGCTCCTTCAAGACCTCGGGCTCTCGGCGTGGCGGGGCGCCGCGGACAGAGCAAGGCTGGCGCTGTTCGCCGATGCGCTCGACGAGCTGTGCGCGGCGCCGACCGTCGTGCTCATCGAGGACCTGCACTGGGCCGACGAAGCCAGCATGGACTTCCTGCGCTTCATGGGGCGGCGTCTCGCGGGCAGGCCCCTGCTCGTGGTCATCACCTCGCGCGACGACGACGCCGCCAGCCGCTCGCAGCTTCGGCGCGTCGCCAACGACATCCCGGCCGAGCTCCGGACGCGCCTCGACCTGCCGCGCCTGAGCCCGGCGGCGGTGGCCCAGCTGTCGGTGCGCAGGGGCGTGTACGGGGTGGAGGTGCACGCGCTGACCGGCGGCAATCCCCTGCTCGTCAACGAGCTGCTGGCCAGCAAGGGCAGACAGCCCGCCTCGATTGCGGACATGGTGCTGGGCAGGGCCGACGCGCTCCCGGAGCCGGCCCGCGACGCGCTCAATCAGTGCTCGGTGTTCCCGGGGCGCGTGGGGGTGGCCACGCTCGCTCCGGCGGGCGTCCGCGCCGAAGCGATGGCCCCCTGCCTGGCCAGCGGGCTCCTGGTCAGCGACGGCGACGGCTACGCGTTTCGGCACGAGCTGACACGCCGCGCGGTCGAGGACGCGCTCGACCCGCTCCAACGCCACGCGCTGCACGCCCGCGCGCTGGAGCTGCTCGAGCGCTCGGGCGCGAGCGCAGCCCGGCGCCTGCACCACGCCATCGCGGCGCAGGACCGCCGCGCGATCCGGGCCCTTGCGCCGGAGGCCGCGCGCGCAGCGAGCGCGGCGGGCGCCCACCGGGAAGCGGCACAGTCATGGCGTGCGATGGAGCCGTACGTCGACGGGCTGCCCGCCGTCGAAGCCGCGGCCTATTGGAGCGCGCTCAGCAGCGAGCTTCACGTCACTGGCCGCCTGGCCGAGGCGATCGAGACCATGAACCGCGCGCACGACCTGTTCACCGCCGCCGGCGATGAGGAGCGCGCGGGCGACGCGCTGCGATGGCTGTCACGGTTCCACTACCTGAACGGCGACCGCCAGGCGGCCGATGACCATGCCGCCAGGGCGGTTGCCGCGCTGGAGCCGCTGGGCGAGTCCGCGACGCTGGCGATGGCCTGCTCGAACGTCGCACAGCTCGCGATGCTCGCCGACGAGCCCGCGCGGGCGGTCGAGTGGGGCGAGCGGGCGATCGCCATGGCCGAGCGGCTCGGCCGCAAGGAGATCGTCGTCCATGCGATGAACAACGTCGGGGCCGCGCTGTGCCACGTCGATCCGGAGCGCCGGAGAACCACGCTCGACGCGGCGCTCCGGATTGCGCGCGGGCTCCCGAACTGCGACTTCGAGGTGGCGCGCATCCTGATCACCCGGGCCTCGTGTGCCGCCTTCATCCTGTCGCTGGAGGAGGCGCTCGCCAACGCCAACGAGGGAATCTCCTATTGCCAGGATCGCGATCTCGACGTCTTGCGCGACTACCTCTGCGGCACGAAGGCGCTGGTCCTGCTCGCGAAGGGTGAGTGGGACGAGGCCGGCGAGACGGCGCTGCGCGTCCTCGACAATCGTGCGACCGGCCCCATCGCCCACCATCCGGCCGCACTCGCGCTGGCGACGCTGCGCATCCGTCGCGGCGAGGATGCGGATGAGCCGCTGGCCGAGCTGACCCAGCACATGCTCACCGGGCGCGAGGCGCCGCGCTATCTCGCCTATGCGGAGGTGATGGCCGAGCGGGCGTGGATCCGCCAGGAGGGGCGCGACGCTGCGCTCGCGCTGATCGACGAGGCGGTGACGCGGTTCCCGGACCAGACGAGCGCGTGGCTGACCGGCTCGCTGTGGTTCTGGACCCGCAAGCTCGGCGCAGACGCGAGCCGCTTCGAGCGCGCTCGCCTACCGCCCCCGCACCGCCTGCTCGCCGACGGTGACTGGGAGGGCGCGGCCGCCCGATGGGCCCAGCTCGGCATGCCCTACCCGCGCGCGCTGGCGCTGCTGGAGGGCGATGAGGCCGCGGCGCGCGCGGGGCTCGCCCTGCTGGACGTGCTGGGCGCGGCAGCGTCCGCGAGCCGCGCCCGCGTGGAGCTCGGGGCGCGCGGCCTGCGGGGCCTGCCGCGCGGGCCTCGCCCGTCCACGCGCGCGAACCGCTTCGGCCTGACCCGGCGGGAGATGGACGTGCTCGCGCTGCTGCACGAAGGCCTGAGCAACAAGGAGCTGGGGCGGCGCCTGTTCGTCAGCCCCAAGACCATCGACCATCATGTGTCCGCGATCCTGAGCAAGCTCGAGGCGGGGTCGCGCACCCAGGCGGCCACGATCGCCCGGCGCGAGGGCCTCCTCGACCGCTCCTCGGACTGA